From a region of the Mytilus galloprovincialis chromosome 3, xbMytGall1.hap1.1, whole genome shotgun sequence genome:
- the LOC143068085 gene encoding N-acetylgalactosaminyltransferase 7-like, producing MRYHIRKKSAIKIGVAVLALIFILPFLISKLEGSSSESEALMKRMRKRKGVHHDTGIPVKNDVVQNVVENPMEAKDLKPVEPQRKFGPTAVLKPGVLGNFEPKEKPAKSGPGEGGQAVYTSMEEKLRADQSVREYGFNMVNSDKIAMDRAIPDTRLDECKYWQYPEDLPTASVILVFHNEGWSTLVRTVHSVIDTSPPHLLHEVVMVDDFSEKEHLKGKLEEYIKQFNGKVKLYRNKERLGLIGTRTRGAELSTGDVIVFLDAHCECNKNWLVPLLARIKYDRTIMAVPTIDGIDWDNFGYHPVYSTTHHRGIFEWGFLYKESQVPKQELDRRQHNSEPYRAPTHAGGLFAMDRKYFFEMGAYDPGLKIWGGENFELSFKLWQCGGSIEWVPCSRVGHIYRNHMPYGFGKVDVKIPVIQLNYMRVVAVWLDPEFQEYFYTREPGVRGYPIGDVSKQLQFKKEHNCKSFKWFMENVAYEVYEKFPPLPPNKAWGEFKLEGSNKCWDVMGQQVGGGPIGQSYCHHYGGNQLFRLNTKGQIGVGERCIKASGGSTLHLHFCDVQPTGPWSWDENTGVIREQHHDKCVEGMTDGKLLLQRCEPGKASQKWQINEIYTWKR from the exons ATGAGGTATCACATTAGAAAGAAATCGGCTATAAAAATTGGAGTGGCAGTGCTTGCCTTGATTTTTATTCTACCATTTCTGATCAGTAAATTAGAAGGTAGCAGTAGCGAAAGTGAAGCTCTCATGAAACGTATGCGTAAAAGAAAG GGAGTTCATCATGATACTGGAATTCCTGTCAAAAATGATGTGGTACAAAATGTGGTAGAAAATCCAATGGAAGCTAAGGATTTAAAGCCAGTCGAGCCACAGAGGAAGTTTGGACCTACCGCCGTCCTGAAGCCAGGTGTATTGGGTAACTTTGAGCCCAAAGAGAAACCAGCTAAAAGTGGTCCAG GTGAAGGTGGACAGGCTGTATATACCAGTATGGAAGAGAAACTCAGAGCTGACCAGTCTGTTAGAGAGTATGGTTTTAATATGGTAAACAGTGATAAAATTGCCATGGATAGAGCTATACCAGATACTAGGCTAGATGA ATGTAAATATTGGCAGTACCCAGAAGATCTACCTACAGCTAGTGTTATTCTGGTATTCCATAATGAAGGCTGGTCCACATTGGTGAGGACTGTACACAGTGTAATCGACACTTCACCACCACATCTTCTCCATGAAGTGGTCATGGTTGATGACTTTAGTGAAAAAG AACATTTAAAAGGCAAATTAGAGGAATATATTAAACAGTTTAATGGAAAGGTGAAGTTATACAGAAATAAAGAGCGATTGGGATTAATTGGTACAAGAACAAGAGGAGCTGAGCTGTCCACTGGGGATGTCATTGTATTCTTAGATGCTCACTGTGAATGTAATAAAAACTGGCTTGTTCCACTGCTTGCTAGAATTAAATATGACAG AACTATTATGGCAGTACCAACTATTGATGGTATAGACTGGGATAACTTTGGATATCACCCAGTATATAGTACTACACATCACAGAGGTATATTTGAGTGGGGATTTCTATATAAGGAGAGTCAGGTACCTAAACAAGAACTGGACAGAAGACAACATAACAGCGAACCTTATAG agcACCAACACATGCAGGAGGGTTGTTTGCTATGGACAGGAAATATTTCTTTGAGATGGGAGCTTATGATCCTGGATTGAAGATCTGGGGTGGAGAAAACTTTGAATTGTCATTTAAG CTATGGCAGTGTGGAGGTAGTATAGAATGGGTTCCGTGTTCTAGAGTTGGCCATATTTACAGAAACCATATGCCTTATGGATTTGGTAAAGTTGATGTTAAAATACCAGTTATTCAGTTG AATTACATGCGAGTTGTTGCAGTTTGGCTGGATCCAGAATTTCAGGAATATTTTTACACCAGGGAACCAGGAGTGAGAGGCTATCCTATAGGAGATGTATCTAAACAACTACAGTTCAAAAAGGAACACAATTGTAAAAGTTTTAAATGGTTTATGGAGAATGTAGCTTATGAAGTGTATGAAAAGTTTCCTCCCTTACCACCAAACAAGGCTTGGGGAGAG TTCAAGTTGGAAGGAAGTAACAAGTGTTGGGATGTTATGGGACAACAAGTGGGAGGTGGACCTATCGGCCAAAGTTATTGTCATCACTATGGTGGTAACCAG TTGTTCCGATTGAATACTAAAGGTCAGATTGGTGTTGGTGAACGTTGTATCAAGGCATCAGGAGGGTCAACACTACATTTACATTTCTGTGATGTACAGCCCACTGGTCCATGGAGCTGGGATGAG AATACAGGTGTGATCAGAGAACAACATCATGATAAGTGTGTTGAAGGAATGACTGATGGAAAACTACTTTTACAACGCTGTGAACCTGGTAAAGCATCACAAAAATGGCAGATTAATGAAATTTACACATGGAAAAGATAA